The Pyrobaculum sp. 3827-6 genome has a segment encoding these proteins:
- a CDS encoding DUF655 domain-containing protein, translated as MRGRREEYAYVVDILPPEVAVYKLPPKIRREFPHDVSYAHLVGEDHFTLLEVTLKKGVVVEIGERVYVGQGQRDKVDKIVRRIRYDDLQPQGRENLNAVVRKIVEQQESRFVKWLNEAGPITLKLHSLELLKGIGKKKVQEILEERKKRPFTSYEDVRQRAGIDIVELITERILREIAGEDSYYLFALPPPQQHAEQ; from the coding sequence ATGAGAGGCCGGAGAGAAGAGTACGCATATGTAGTTGACATACTGCCGCCGGAGGTGGCGGTGTATAAACTACCTCCTAAAATTAGGAGAGAGTTTCCACACGACGTATCCTACGCCCACCTCGTCGGCGAGGATCACTTCACGTTGTTAGAAGTGACGCTTAAGAAGGGGGTCGTGGTTGAGATAGGCGAGAGGGTGTACGTGGGGCAGGGCCAGAGAGACAAAGTAGATAAAATTGTTAGGAGGATTAGGTACGACGACCTCCAGCCGCAGGGCCGGGAGAACCTCAACGCCGTGGTGAGGAAAATAGTGGAACAACAGGAAAGCAGATTTGTGAAGTGGCTAAACGAGGCGGGTCCAATAACACTCAAACTTCACAGCCTAGAGCTGTTGAAAGGCATAGGAAAGAAGAAGGTCCAGGAGATACTAGAGGAGCGGAAGAAGCGCCCATTCACGTCTTACGAAGACGTGAGGCAGAGAGCCGGGATTGACATAGTGGAGCTCATCACCGAGAGGATATTGAGAGAAATAGCTGGTGAGGATAGCTACTACCTC
- a CDS encoding RNA polymerase Rpb4 family protein — translation MSVKKIRRSEEVPHASALAILREVAATTQLSEEQRKTLDYLEKVTKRTRENAESLVKQLVEKFGFARITAIQLVNLSIDSVEELRTVLTHLERREYSDSELREIFKLLTGQ, via the coding sequence GTGAGCGTTAAAAAAATCCGCAGGTCTGAAGAGGTGCCGCATGCCAGCGCCCTCGCCATACTGAGGGAGGTAGCCGCCACAACTCAGCTGTCGGAGGAGCAGAGAAAGACGCTTGACTACCTAGAAAAAGTGACAAAGAGGACGCGGGAGAACGCGGAAAGCTTGGTGAAGCAGTTAGTAGAGAAGTTCGGATTCGCCAGAATCACCGCGATACAGCTGGTAAACCTCTCGATAGACAGCGTAGAGGAGCTGAGAACCGTGTTGACGCACCTCGAGAGGAGGGAGTACTCAGACAGCGAGTTGAGAGAAATCTTCAAGTTACTAACTGGGCAATGA
- a CDS encoding 50S ribosomal protein L21e, translated as MVKRTHGYRYKSRKLLRKKPRERGAPGLSRLLYEYKPGDQVVIDIDPTYISNAPHRRYQGKVGVVVGVRGRAYVIETYLGDKKKVIITTPEHLRPYQGGS; from the coding sequence ATGGTTAAGAGGACACACGGCTATCGCTACAAATCTAGGAAACTACTTAGAAAAAAGCCTAGAGAGAGGGGGGCCCCCGGCCTTTCGAGACTGTTGTACGAGTACAAGCCAGGGGACCAAGTTGTTATAGATATAGATCCCACCTACATATCCAACGCCCCCCACAGACGCTACCAGGGCAAGGTCGGCGTAGTCGTCGGCGTCAGGGGCAGGGCGTATGTAATTGAGACCTATCTAGGGGACAAGAAGAAGGTTATTATAACGACGCCGGAGCACCTAAGGCCGTATCAGGGGGGTAGCTGA
- a CDS encoding ATP/GTP-binding protein has translation MYTVFFIGTAGSGKSTLVAALSTWMEEQGFDVGVVNLDPAAEYLPYVPDIDIRDRVSARKVMKQYKLGPNASIIAAVDMVVTEAERIKEEMEVVGAPIYLIDTPGQMELFAFRQSGAYLVQKLSDTHSLVVYVADAVYIQTIDGFATTMLLALSSRIRFKKPQILAVNKADLLTEEAVVNITNWSEDPETLLESIDLPSYEKEILRSVANMGGFVEPIFVSAKTGDGLDKLYYQLQIHYTGGEDAQLPP, from the coding sequence ATGTACACGGTATTTTTCATCGGGACGGCGGGGTCGGGGAAGTCCACCCTAGTAGCGGCCCTATCTACATGGATGGAGGAACAGGGATTTGATGTGGGGGTTGTGAACCTAGATCCGGCGGCGGAGTACCTGCCCTACGTCCCCGACATAGATATTAGAGATAGGGTAAGCGCGAGGAAGGTAATGAAGCAGTACAAGCTGGGGCCCAACGCCTCTATAATAGCGGCTGTCGACATGGTGGTGACCGAGGCGGAGAGGATAAAAGAGGAGATGGAGGTAGTTGGGGCTCCGATATACCTAATAGATACCCCCGGCCAAATGGAGCTCTTCGCCTTTAGACAAAGCGGCGCCTACTTGGTACAGAAGCTTTCAGATACGCATTCTCTAGTGGTGTATGTGGCAGACGCCGTGTATATACAGACTATCGACGGCTTCGCCACCACCATGTTGCTGGCGCTCTCAAGCCGGATAAGGTTCAAGAAGCCGCAGATTCTGGCTGTGAATAAGGCAGATCTCCTCACGGAGGAGGCGGTTGTCAACATCACCAACTGGTCTGAGGATCCCGAGACTCTGCTAGAGTCTATAGATCTGCCTAGCTACGAGAAGGAGATTCTGAGATCTGTCGCCAACATGGGCGGCTTCGTGGAGCCGATATTCGTCTCGGCTAAAACAGGGGATGGCCTAGACAAGCTCTACTACCAGTTACAGATACACTACACAGGTGGAGAGGACGCTCAGCTACCCCCCTGA
- a CDS encoding signal recognition particle subunit SRP19/SEC65 family protein, translated as MKKKGGRILWLAYLDSATPRSKGRLLPKSLAVNRPTLQEVAQALEKLGYKFQVYPGKRYPPLWYEERLQGYVVVESSEKIHVLAAKVAAVIREARS; from the coding sequence ATGAAGAAAAAAGGCGGAAGAATCCTCTGGCTCGCATACCTAGACTCAGCCACCCCCCGCTCCAAGGGGAGGCTACTACCTAAAAGCCTAGCTGTGAATAGGCCAACGTTGCAAGAGGTGGCCCAGGCCCTTGAGAAGCTTGGCTACAAATTCCAGGTTTATCCAGGAAAGAGATATCCCCCCCTGTGGTACGAAGAGAGGCTACAGGGCTACGTGGTGGTTGAGAGTAGCGAGAAGATACATGTCTTAGCCGCCAAGGTCGCCGCCGTGATTAGAGAGGCACGTAGTTGA
- a CDS encoding 30S ribosomal protein S8e — translation MKLGAYYKGGDLKKPSGGKKRKVRKTKKKALGGGPPQIPKLGEADVRVVERVRGGNLKVRLREVRYANVYLPKERRSVKAKIVSIVSTPANPDFARRNYIVKGAVIQTEVGRAVVTSRPGQDGVVNAVLVE, via the coding sequence GTGAAACTAGGCGCCTATTACAAAGGAGGAGATCTGAAAAAGCCCTCTGGCGGCAAGAAGAGAAAAGTTAGAAAAACTAAGAAAAAGGCCCTAGGCGGCGGCCCGCCTCAGATTCCAAAACTCGGCGAGGCCGACGTAAGAGTGGTGGAGAGGGTGAGAGGCGGCAATCTCAAGGTGAGGCTGAGAGAGGTGAGGTACGCCAACGTCTATCTGCCTAAGGAGAGGCGGAGTGTAAAAGCTAAAATTGTGTCCATCGTCTCAACTCCGGCAAATCCGGATTTTGCACGACGTAACTACATAGTTAAGGGCGCGGTTATCCAGACGGAGGTGGGCAGGGCGGTGGTCACCTCCCGCCCCGGCCAAGACGGCGTCGTAAACGCAGTGCTTGTAGAATGA
- a CDS encoding Gar1/Naf1 family protein: MRRIGHALHYSRLGNLVVKLSEVPPLYVNIYTYTMKKVGVLYDVIGNVKNPYGLVKPATRDDSVVGQALYVRPQDIEKRRRK; the protein is encoded by the coding sequence ATGAGGCGTATTGGTCATGCTCTTCACTACTCCCGTCTGGGGAACCTCGTGGTGAAACTCTCGGAGGTTCCCCCCCTCTACGTAAACATATACACATACACGATGAAAAAAGTCGGCGTCTTGTACGACGTTATTGGAAATGTGAAAAATCCCTATGGTTTAGTGAAGCCGGCGACACGCGACGACTCGGTAGTAGGTCAAGCTCTCTACGTGAGGCCGCAAGATATTGAGAAGAGGCGGAGGAAATGA
- a CDS encoding transcription initiation factor IIB family protein — protein MTRRLIFEVEEYSCPVCGSVNEVVVDYERGQVICKNCGTVLRDGIADLGPEWRKPESSRAYSGPMGSSIGDIEYGNVKVIDKIKAISLKKFSRPISTPLERVEADIREFLESAREKLGIPRNIIEDSVMLYKKLYEAGYRAPRLESYAATLYFSLKRHGVAAITLKKVIEGLGVDRSSFVSAYMELMNIASKLGIKPPRVDPKIYIPKIVSALGIGDEKSAEVQRIAVDILRYIISIPRVRNGRKPQVLAAAAVYYACYIAGVEVTQKEVAKAADSTEGPVRELLKDLSDVLFVEVSV, from the coding sequence ATGACGCGGAGGTTAATATTCGAAGTGGAGGAGTATAGTTGCCCAGTATGTGGCTCTGTTAACGAGGTAGTTGTAGACTACGAGCGGGGTCAGGTTATCTGTAAGAACTGCGGCACAGTATTGAGAGACGGCATAGCTGATCTAGGACCCGAGTGGAGGAAGCCAGAGTCGTCAAGAGCGTATTCAGGCCCCATGGGCTCCTCCATCGGCGATATTGAGTACGGCAACGTCAAAGTTATTGACAAAATCAAGGCTATTAGCTTGAAGAAGTTTTCACGCCCCATCTCCACGCCTCTAGAAAGAGTTGAGGCGGATATAAGGGAATTCCTGGAATCAGCCAGAGAAAAGCTGGGGATTCCTAGGAATATAATAGAGGATTCTGTAATGCTGTACAAAAAGCTCTACGAGGCCGGGTATAGAGCCCCCAGGCTGGAGAGCTATGCAGCTACTCTGTACTTTTCTTTAAAGAGACACGGCGTCGCCGCAATTACCTTAAAGAAAGTCATAGAGGGGCTCGGCGTTGACCGCTCTAGCTTCGTATCGGCATATATGGAATTGATGAACATAGCGAGTAAACTCGGCATCAAGCCCCCGCGGGTAGATCCCAAGATCTACATCCCCAAGATCGTCTCGGCGCTGGGGATCGGCGACGAGAAGTCCGCGGAGGTGCAACGCATAGCTGTGGATATTCTCCGCTACATAATATCCATCCCCCGCGTTAGAAACGGCAGGAAGCCCCAGGTCCTAGCCGCAGCGGCTGTCTACTATGCTTGTTACATAGCTGGCGTCGAGGTTACGCAGAAGGAGGTTGCAAAGGCCGCGGACTCCACAGAGGGGCCTGTGAGGGAGTTGTTAAAAGACCTCTCCGATGTTTTATTCGTCGAGGTGTCTGTGTAG
- a CDS encoding MarR family transcriptional regulator produces MATQEYNEESDVLTEVEIQILQGLERLGGSYQQRNLWKYIGIDSKTGLPILARLEKRGLIVRERVGGNKRGMYVIRLTDRAYKLLSKIHEEAVEHLVISVETLPEEYRLLLSIPCTYCPYSDRCGVSFIAPQSCELLARWFYRLKP; encoded by the coding sequence GTGGCTACGCAGGAATATAACGAGGAATCTGACGTACTCACAGAGGTGGAGATCCAGATCTTGCAGGGCCTGGAGAGGCTTGGGGGTAGTTACCAACAGCGAAATCTCTGGAAGTACATCGGCATAGACAGCAAGACAGGTCTTCCAATCCTCGCCAGGCTTGAGAAGAGGGGCTTAATAGTAAGGGAGAGAGTTGGGGGGAACAAGAGGGGTATGTACGTGATTAGGCTGACGGACAGGGCGTATAAGCTCCTTAGTAAAATTCACGAAGAGGCTGTCGAGCATCTTGTCATAAGTGTAGAGACCCTCCCAGAGGAGTATAGGCTACTCCTCTCCATCCCGTGTACGTACTGCCCCTATTCCGATAGATGCGGCGTCAGCTTCATAGCGCCTCAAAGTTGTGAGTTGCTGGCGAGGTGGTTTTACCGACTTAAGCCATGA
- the thpR gene encoding RNA 2',3'-cyclic phosphodiesterase yields MSLVRSFVAVDIEAQDVVRRIEEVQREVLKLGLDIKLVERENLHLTLRFLGEIPQSNVDAAIRALAQLRFSKFQIKLADVGVFPDLSRPRVLWIGVSQGVEKLTELADAVRKAVDRYAEHREDREFTPHLTIGRVKSGRNIDKLRELLGRYRGVEFGVVTVDKVKLKKSTLTPRGPIYSDLFVLTLT; encoded by the coding sequence ATGAGCCTCGTCAGATCCTTCGTGGCTGTGGACATCGAGGCGCAGGACGTAGTTAGGAGAATTGAAGAGGTGCAGAGAGAGGTTTTGAAGCTCGGGCTAGACATAAAGCTCGTAGAGCGGGAAAATTTACATCTGACTCTCCGCTTCCTCGGCGAGATTCCACAGAGCAACGTAGACGCCGCGATCCGCGCCTTGGCGCAGTTGAGGTTTAGCAAATTCCAGATTAAGCTGGCCGACGTGGGCGTCTTTCCAGATCTTTCAAGACCGCGGGTGCTGTGGATCGGCGTCTCGCAAGGGGTTGAGAAGCTTACAGAGCTCGCGGATGCGGTGCGGAAGGCTGTTGATAGATATGCCGAACACCGCGAGGATAGGGAGTTCACCCCCCATTTGACGATAGGGCGTGTGAAGAGCGGGCGCAATATCGACAAGCTGAGGGAGTTGCTGGGGCGCTACCGGGGTGTTGAGTTTGGAGTAGTCACTGTAGACAAGGTCAAGTTGAAGAAGTCCACGCTTACGCCGAGAGGTCCTATTTATAGTGACTTATTTGTGTTAACACTTACGTGA
- the cca gene encoding CCA tRNA nucleotidyltransferase, translated as MSSLEEVLLEAYKLVTPAPAEEAKIREVSQHVRSLVSRLVEEGGIDAEVDVYGSSARGTWLPGQRDIDIFVVLRDRSVKPEAVVQILTKRFTELGLRWTLRYAQHPYVSLQVESYEVDVVPCYKIQPGERPITAADRSPLHHRFLVEKLDKPRVLDVRLLKLFLKTIGIYGAEIRSEGFSGYLTELLIAYYGSFVETLKAASRWRPYRTYIAFTDTNTKFKAPLVVVDPVDPYRNAAAAVSLTSMSIFILAARRFLKKPSLSYFRATRGELVSQLETVEVVFPYPDEPPDIVWGRYKRLGRGLYKWLRECGFRILRWGVESDEASYVSLVYVVENVRLTPYVLHRGPPVYDEAVDAFIEKYVGEEVVGPFVQGSRVYVIKKRRYVDISECISKKLGVGRYDIRINTYSGDLVRKNPWIT; from the coding sequence GTGAGTAGCTTAGAGGAGGTCCTCCTAGAGGCTTATAAACTGGTGACGCCAGCACCTGCGGAGGAGGCAAAGATTAGAGAAGTTTCTCAACATGTTAGGTCTCTGGTGTCCCGGCTCGTGGAGGAGGGGGGCATAGACGCCGAGGTAGATGTCTACGGGTCAAGCGCCCGCGGGACGTGGCTACCTGGCCAACGCGATATAGACATCTTTGTGGTTCTTAGAGATAGGTCGGTTAAGCCGGAGGCCGTGGTTCAAATCCTTACTAAACGCTTCACGGAGCTGGGGCTTAGGTGGACGCTACGCTATGCGCAACATCCATACGTCTCGCTCCAGGTGGAGAGCTACGAGGTTGACGTGGTTCCGTGTTATAAAATACAGCCGGGGGAGAGGCCCATAACCGCCGCCGACAGATCCCCACTACACCACAGATTTCTAGTGGAGAAACTAGACAAGCCACGTGTCTTAGATGTGAGGTTGCTGAAGCTTTTTCTAAAAACGATTGGGATATACGGGGCCGAGATAAGGTCGGAGGGGTTCTCGGGATATTTAACAGAACTACTCATAGCGTACTACGGCTCCTTTGTAGAGACCTTAAAAGCGGCGTCTCGCTGGAGGCCATACCGCACATACATAGCATTTACCGACACTAATACAAAATTCAAGGCCCCTCTCGTCGTGGTAGATCCCGTGGATCCGTATCGAAATGCCGCGGCGGCTGTGTCACTGACCTCAATGTCTATATTCATCCTGGCGGCTAGGCGGTTTCTCAAAAAGCCTTCGCTCAGCTATTTCCGTGCCACACGTGGAGAGTTAGTGAGCCAGTTGGAGACTGTTGAGGTGGTGTTTCCATACCCCGACGAGCCTCCTGACATTGTATGGGGCAGGTACAAGAGGCTGGGGCGGGGCCTCTATAAGTGGCTTAGGGAGTGCGGGTTTAGAATACTCCGCTGGGGTGTTGAGAGCGACGAGGCTTCGTACGTCTCGTTGGTGTATGTAGTCGAGAATGTGAGGCTTACCCCCTATGTACTGCACAGGGGGCCTCCTGTATACGACGAGGCTGTAGACGCGTTTATTGAAAAGTATGTAGGTGAGGAGGTGGTGGGGCCCTTTGTGCAGGGTTCGAGAGTTTATGTAATTAAGAAAAGGCGCTATGTAGATATTTCGGAATGTATTTCCAAGAAGTTGGGCGTGGGTAGGTACGACATTAGGATAAACACATATAGCGGCGACTTAGTGAGAAAAAACCCGTGGATTACTTAA
- a CDS encoding ARMT1-like domain-containing protein: MWLDEANCKLCIITSRTGDLIRLRRPDKLPEILNELSQLLRLSSRSEAFSKSFQVVAKLVGDEDPYREYKARLAAIGKKVAEAVRLRLEQASWDLTTALRIAAAANIVDTSVLGYRPKKLEEAVWDLPAIEEYVALPNSVYYVLDNSGEVQIDLVVAEALERNGITPTFVVRSQPYEIDVLERDLSTYRVVTTPENISPVRWIRDGFLLAKGIANFEAYLEWGQTPALLLFRAKCDVLARVFGVQRNAPIIISGEKAKAISLLQ; the protein is encoded by the coding sequence ATGTGGCTAGACGAGGCTAACTGCAAGCTTTGCATAATCACGTCTAGGACGGGGGACTTAATTAGGCTACGGAGACCCGACAAACTGCCGGAGATACTTAACGAGCTCTCGCAGTTACTGCGGCTGAGTAGCAGAAGCGAGGCTTTTTCCAAAAGCTTCCAAGTCGTGGCAAAGCTTGTGGGCGATGAGGATCCCTACAGGGAGTACAAGGCGAGACTAGCCGCAATAGGCAAGAAAGTGGCGGAGGCTGTCAGGCTGAGGCTGGAGCAAGCCTCGTGGGATTTAACAACGGCTTTGAGAATAGCGGCGGCGGCTAACATAGTCGACACAAGCGTCTTGGGATATAGGCCGAAGAAATTAGAGGAGGCTGTGTGGGATCTGCCAGCAATCGAGGAGTACGTGGCGTTGCCTAACAGCGTCTACTATGTATTGGACAACTCTGGCGAGGTGCAGATAGATCTGGTGGTGGCCGAGGCGCTTGAAAGAAATGGAATTACGCCAACATTCGTAGTCCGCTCCCAGCCATATGAAATAGATGTATTGGAGAGAGATCTCTCGACATACAGAGTGGTCACGACGCCTGAAAACATATCGCCTGTGAGATGGATAAGAGATGGCTTTCTACTTGCCAAGGGAATTGCCAATTTCGAGGCGTATCTAGAGTGGGGGCAGACGCCTGCGCTTTTGTTGTTCAGAGCTAAATGCGACGTCTTAGCAAGAGTCTTCGGCGTCCAGAGAAACGCCCCTATTATAATCAGCGGCGAGAAGGCAAAGGCGATTAGCCTGTTACAATAA